One window from the genome of Coffea eugenioides isolate CCC68of unplaced genomic scaffold, Ceug_1.0 ScVebR1_1891;HRSCAF=2825, whole genome shotgun sequence encodes:
- the LOC113755989 gene encoding uncharacterized protein LOC113755989 has protein sequence MATTINRITEVLERLTDRQGPGPVHQQPGGQLDTEDRALERFLKFGPPKFQGGPEPEIAEGWWERISDIFATLDYTETRKVTFASFQFEGAARSWWNLIKDKWDRDRTPSTWANFTREFNAKFLPPLVQEKREDDFIKCKQGAMSVAEYETNFTKLARYAPDLIATEQRRIRRFVQGLNVEIQEGLATAQINTYSDAVEKTQRFETARAQSKSFFARKRNAPSGSRDPISTSAPPPKMGRATGVVNIPSASRGALARGAGARGPGARGSGGKGGQSGRGPPRSAPQGVQVSTPQITCGYCGKANHTANECWRKEGKCLRCGSAEHQIANCPKISENGGSQGGATSSRQTASGGSRPKVPARVYALDSQPAPDPSEVVEGTLPIFHRLAKVLIDPGTTHSFVNPAFMCGIDVKPV, from the coding sequence ATGGCCACCACTATTAATAGGATAACCGAAGTGCTAGAACGTTTGACGGACCGTCAAGGTCCTGGACCAGTGCATCAACAACCTGGTGGGCAGTTAGATACTGAAGATAGGGCCTTGGAGAGGTTCCTAAAGTTTGGGCCGCCTAAGTTTCAAGGTGGGCCAGAGCCTGAAATAGCTGAGGGATGGTGGGAGAGAATATCTGATATTTTTGCCACATTGGATTACACTGAGACGCGGAAAGTGACTTTTGCGtcatttcaatttgaaggagcTGCACGGTCTTGGTGGAATCTAATTAAGGATAAGTGGGATAGAGACCGTACCCCTAGTACTTGGGCAAACTTCACCCGTGAGTTTAATGCCAAATTTCTTCCACCTCTAgtccaagagaaaagggaggatgaCTTTATTAAGTGCAAACAAGGGGCCATGAGTGTAGCAGAGTATGAAACCAACTTTACTAAATTAGCCCGATATGCCCCTGACCTGATAGCCACTGAGCAGAGACGCATTAGGAGatttgtgcaagggctcaatgtggagattcaagaggggcTAGCCACTGCTCAAATTAACACGTATAGTGATGCCGTAGAGAAAACTCAGAGGTTTGAGACGGCTAGAGCCCAATCTAAGTCATTCTTTGCTAGGAAAAGGAATGCCCCTAGTGGTAGCAGGGACCCAATTTCTACAAGTGCCCCACCGCCTAAGATGGGTAGAGCAACTGGAGTAGTGAATATCCCTAGTGCATCGAGAGGTGCTTTAGCAAGGGGTGCTGGAGCTAGAGGCCCTGGGGCGAGAGGATCTGGAGGGAAAGGAGGTCAAAGTGGAAGGGGACCCCCTAGGAGTGCTCCACAAGGTGTACAAGTGTCAACCCCTCAGATAACCTGTGGTTACTGTGGAAAAGCCAATCATACCGCAAATGAGTGTTGGAGAAAAGAGGGCAAGTGCCTCAGGTGTGGAAGTGCTGAGCACCAAATTGCTAATTGTCCTAAGATTTCCGAGAATGGGGGAAGCCAAGGAGGTGCCACAAGTTCTAGGCAAACTGCTTCTGGAGGGAGTCGGCCGAAGGTCCCGGCCAGGGTTTATGCCCTAGATAGTCAACCTGCACCTGACCCTTCGGAGGTAGTCGAAGGTACACTTCCAATCTTTCATCGAttagctaaggttttaattgatcccggtacgactcattcgtttgttaatcCTGCTTTTATGTGTGGAATTGATGTAAAACCTGTATGA